One Rosa chinensis cultivar Old Blush chromosome 5, RchiOBHm-V2, whole genome shotgun sequence genomic region harbors:
- the LOC112166838 gene encoding serine/threonine-protein kinase TOUSLED isoform X2 — MSDDMLLHFSSNSSNQSDHSLPTKIAKLEARMVGKASSAPPAQPQSAWSSLSSAPKFVTADLSAEPSASSDSDDDNGGEFLIQANTQKRQKLQQDGTSTTIFEHVEAVADVRQMVVDTKVNSDVNRKKHGRGRANSVLGRGRGSRVHDQTKSLISPPTVSPPNGELENSYNKDSRSKDQLRNDNSSSLDEEVATLRVKVAALEEDLRKSRQEASDHQNLFRQLEKRTKVISDLLISVSKAERQEARLKVRQDSLRLGNVGVIRAGTVISETWEDGQALKDLNAHLRQLLETKEAVERQRKLLKKRQTDKSDAVDADTGIQEESLIQDEIYKSRLASIKREEEVLLRERDRYELEKGRLIREMKRIRDEDGSRFNNFQILNHRYALLNLLGKGGFSEVYKAFDLVEHRYVACKLHGLNAQWSEEKKQSYIRHAIREYNIHKTLVHHHIVRLWDIFEIDQNTFCTILEYCSGKDLDAVLKATPVLPEREARIIIFQIFQGLIYLNKRTQKIIHYDLKPGNVLFDELGVAKVTDFGLSKIVEDDVGSQGMELTSQGAGTYWYLPPECFELSRTPLISSKVDVWSAGILLYQMLFGRRPFGHDQTQERILREDTIIKARKVEFPSRPSISNEAKEFIRRCLTYNQAERPDVLAIAQDQFLTYSKK, encoded by the exons ATGTCGGATGACATGCTGCTCCATTTCTCTTCCAATTCGTCCAACCAGTCGGACCACTCTCTTCCCACCAAGATTGCCAAGCTCGAAGCTCGCATGGTCGGCAAGGCTTCCTCCGCTCCTCCTGCTCAGCCTCAGTCTGCTTGGTCCTCCCTCTCGTCTGCCCCCAAATTCGTGACGGCTGACCTGTCCGCCGAGCCTTCTGCTTCCAGTGATTCCGATGATGAT AATGGAGGGGAGTTTTTAATACAAGCCAATACTCAGAAGCGCCAGAAACTTCAACAAGATGGTACTTCAACAACTATCTTTGAGCATGTTGAG GCAGTGGCTGATGTGAGGCAAATGGTTGTAGATACCAAGGTAAATTCTGATGTAAATAGAAAAAAACATGGTCGTGGTAGGGCCAATTCTGTCTTAGGTCGGGGTCGCGGTTCAAGAGTTCATGATCAGACAAAATCATTAATTTCTCCTCCAACAGTTTCACCCCCAAATGGTGAGCTTGAGAACTCATACAACAAG GATAGCAGGTCTAAAGATCAGCTTCGTAATGACAACAGCTCTTCCTTAGAT GAGGAGGTTGCGACTTTACGTGTAAAAGTTGCTGCACTTGAGGAGGATTTGCGTAAATCACGACAAGAGGCCTCTGATCATCAGAATCTTTTCCGCCAATTAGAGAAA AGAACAAAAGTAATCTCTGATCTGCTGATTTCTGTTTCAAAAGCAGAGAGGCAGGAAGCAAGGTTGAAAGTACGACAGGACTCCTTGAGGCTTGGCAATGTGGGTGTAATCAG AGCTGGAACTGTAATATCTGAGACATGGGAAGATGGGCAAGCCTTGAAGGATCTTAATGCTCATCTT AGACAATTATTAGAAACCAAGGAGGCTGTTGAGAGGCAGAGAAAGTTGTTGAAAAAAAGGCAAACTG ATAAGAGTGATGCAGTTGATGCTGATACTGGAATACAAGAAGAATCTCTAATCCAGGATGAGATCTATAAATCCCGTCTAGCGAGCATCAAACGA GAGGAGGAAGTTTTACTTCGTGAAAGGGACCGCTATGAACTGGAAAAGGGAAGGCTTATACGTGAAATGAAACGCATACGTGATGAGGATGGTTCCCGTTTTAACAATTTTCAGATTCTCAACCACAGATATGCCCTCTTAAATCTTCTTGGCAAAGGAGGATTCAGTGAAGTTTACAAG GCATTTGACTTGGTAGAGCACAGATATGTTGCATGTAAACTTCATGGTTTAAATGCTCAGTGGAGTGAGGAGAAGAAGCAGAGTTACATAAGGCACGCAATTCGGGAATACAATATTCACAAAACCTTGGTGCATCATCACATTGTCCGGCTTTGGGACATTTTTGAGATCGATCAGAATACATTCTGCACCATCTTGGAGTACTGTAGTG GGAAAGATCTTGACGCTGTTCTCAAAGCAACACCTGTATTGCCTGAGAGGGAAGCTAGGATCATTATCTTTCAGATATTTCAAGGCCTTATTTACTTGAACAAGAGAACACAGAAGATTATACATTATGATTTGAAGCCTGGAAATGTTCTATTTGATGAACTTGGTGTTGCGAAAGTGACTGATTTTGGTCTCAGCAAGATTGTGGAAGATGATGTTGGATCCCAGGGTATGGAACTTACTTCCCAGGGTGCTGGAACTTATTG GTATCTACCTCCTGAATGCTTTGAGCTCAGCAGGACACCTCTTATCTCATCAAAG GTTGATGTTTGGTCAGCGGGTATTCTATTATACCAAATGTTATTTGGCAGACGTCCTTTTGGGCATGACCAGACCCAGGAACGAATACTGCGGGAAGACACAATTATCAAAGCACGAAAAGTTGAGTTTCCTTCTAGACCATCCATCTCAAATGAGGCAAAG GAATTTATTCGGCGTTGTCTAACATATAATCAAGCTGAGAGGCCAGATGTATTGGCAATTGCTCAAGATCAATTTCTGACATACTCAAAAAAGTAG
- the LOC112166838 gene encoding serine/threonine-protein kinase TOUSLED isoform X1, translating to MSDDMLLHFSSNSSNQSDHSLPTKIAKLEARMVGKASSAPPAQPQSAWSSLSSAPKFVTADLSAEPSASSDSDDDNGGEFLIQANTQKRQKLQQDGTSTTIFEHVEAVADVRQMVVDTKVNSDVNRKKHGRGRANSVLGRGRGSRVHDQTKSLISPPTVSPPNGELENSYNKDSRSKDQLRNDNSSSLDEEVATLRVKVAALEEDLRKSRQEASDHQNLFRQLEKELKEVKDYEQKMKPKRTKVISDLLISVSKAERQEARLKVRQDSLRLGNVGVIRAGTVISETWEDGQALKDLNAHLRQLLETKEAVERQRKLLKKRQTDKSDAVDADTGIQEESLIQDEIYKSRLASIKREEEVLLRERDRYELEKGRLIREMKRIRDEDGSRFNNFQILNHRYALLNLLGKGGFSEVYKAFDLVEHRYVACKLHGLNAQWSEEKKQSYIRHAIREYNIHKTLVHHHIVRLWDIFEIDQNTFCTILEYCSGKDLDAVLKATPVLPEREARIIIFQIFQGLIYLNKRTQKIIHYDLKPGNVLFDELGVAKVTDFGLSKIVEDDVGSQGMELTSQGAGTYWYLPPECFELSRTPLISSKVDVWSAGILLYQMLFGRRPFGHDQTQERILREDTIIKARKVEFPSRPSISNEAKEFIRRCLTYNQAERPDVLAIAQDQFLTYSKK from the exons ATGTCGGATGACATGCTGCTCCATTTCTCTTCCAATTCGTCCAACCAGTCGGACCACTCTCTTCCCACCAAGATTGCCAAGCTCGAAGCTCGCATGGTCGGCAAGGCTTCCTCCGCTCCTCCTGCTCAGCCTCAGTCTGCTTGGTCCTCCCTCTCGTCTGCCCCCAAATTCGTGACGGCTGACCTGTCCGCCGAGCCTTCTGCTTCCAGTGATTCCGATGATGAT AATGGAGGGGAGTTTTTAATACAAGCCAATACTCAGAAGCGCCAGAAACTTCAACAAGATGGTACTTCAACAACTATCTTTGAGCATGTTGAG GCAGTGGCTGATGTGAGGCAAATGGTTGTAGATACCAAGGTAAATTCTGATGTAAATAGAAAAAAACATGGTCGTGGTAGGGCCAATTCTGTCTTAGGTCGGGGTCGCGGTTCAAGAGTTCATGATCAGACAAAATCATTAATTTCTCCTCCAACAGTTTCACCCCCAAATGGTGAGCTTGAGAACTCATACAACAAG GATAGCAGGTCTAAAGATCAGCTTCGTAATGACAACAGCTCTTCCTTAGAT GAGGAGGTTGCGACTTTACGTGTAAAAGTTGCTGCACTTGAGGAGGATTTGCGTAAATCACGACAAGAGGCCTCTGATCATCAGAATCTTTTCCGCCAATTAGAGAAA GAgttaaaagaagtaaaagattATGAACAGAAAATGAAGCCTAAG AGAACAAAAGTAATCTCTGATCTGCTGATTTCTGTTTCAAAAGCAGAGAGGCAGGAAGCAAGGTTGAAAGTACGACAGGACTCCTTGAGGCTTGGCAATGTGGGTGTAATCAG AGCTGGAACTGTAATATCTGAGACATGGGAAGATGGGCAAGCCTTGAAGGATCTTAATGCTCATCTT AGACAATTATTAGAAACCAAGGAGGCTGTTGAGAGGCAGAGAAAGTTGTTGAAAAAAAGGCAAACTG ATAAGAGTGATGCAGTTGATGCTGATACTGGAATACAAGAAGAATCTCTAATCCAGGATGAGATCTATAAATCCCGTCTAGCGAGCATCAAACGA GAGGAGGAAGTTTTACTTCGTGAAAGGGACCGCTATGAACTGGAAAAGGGAAGGCTTATACGTGAAATGAAACGCATACGTGATGAGGATGGTTCCCGTTTTAACAATTTTCAGATTCTCAACCACAGATATGCCCTCTTAAATCTTCTTGGCAAAGGAGGATTCAGTGAAGTTTACAAG GCATTTGACTTGGTAGAGCACAGATATGTTGCATGTAAACTTCATGGTTTAAATGCTCAGTGGAGTGAGGAGAAGAAGCAGAGTTACATAAGGCACGCAATTCGGGAATACAATATTCACAAAACCTTGGTGCATCATCACATTGTCCGGCTTTGGGACATTTTTGAGATCGATCAGAATACATTCTGCACCATCTTGGAGTACTGTAGTG GGAAAGATCTTGACGCTGTTCTCAAAGCAACACCTGTATTGCCTGAGAGGGAAGCTAGGATCATTATCTTTCAGATATTTCAAGGCCTTATTTACTTGAACAAGAGAACACAGAAGATTATACATTATGATTTGAAGCCTGGAAATGTTCTATTTGATGAACTTGGTGTTGCGAAAGTGACTGATTTTGGTCTCAGCAAGATTGTGGAAGATGATGTTGGATCCCAGGGTATGGAACTTACTTCCCAGGGTGCTGGAACTTATTG GTATCTACCTCCTGAATGCTTTGAGCTCAGCAGGACACCTCTTATCTCATCAAAG GTTGATGTTTGGTCAGCGGGTATTCTATTATACCAAATGTTATTTGGCAGACGTCCTTTTGGGCATGACCAGACCCAGGAACGAATACTGCGGGAAGACACAATTATCAAAGCACGAAAAGTTGAGTTTCCTTCTAGACCATCCATCTCAAATGAGGCAAAG GAATTTATTCGGCGTTGTCTAACATATAATCAAGCTGAGAGGCCAGATGTATTGGCAATTGCTCAAGATCAATTTCTGACATACTCAAAAAAGTAG